Genomic window (Streptococcus suis S735):
AATCAAGCCTACCGACGCGTGGAATTTGAAGAGAGGGATCTTTATAAAAAAGCTTACTCATTTCAACATCTACATGATAAAAATTATCTTCTATCTCTGACTGAAGAAAATTGATTAAATTCGTTTTTTCAACCTCGAAAATCTGGCTATCAAATCCTCGCCCCTTTTTCAGTGGTCTAAATATACATGTGTATAAAAAATCAAGAATCTCCACTGTAATATCCTCATTTTCTGGTAAGTGACGAGGACTGACATATGAAATTGTCACATCTACACAGTGCACCCTACCACGTTTCGAAACTGAGGTCGAGAACTGAGCACCATACAATTCTGCCAATCTTCTCCGAACAGCCTGAGCAGTCTGAAATTCTTGGTTACCCATTTCAAAAATATTTGCAACTAACACACGACCAGCAACTGTAGCCTCACTCATTTCAGCTGCAAAGCGAATACGTATACGATTTGTCGTAAACTGATCTGTATCAATAAAATGAAGATCTACTCCCTCTTGTAATTTCATCGTCTTCCTCTTTCAAACATTGTACCTTCCATTATACCATTTTGTGATATAATATTCTGTAACGAGGTGACTTATGGAATTTAAATTATTTGATGACTACATCACATTACAAGCATTGTTAAAAACGACTGGTATTCTCCATTCAGGAGGTGCCATTAAAGGTTTCTTAGAAGAAAATACCATTCTTTTCAATGGAGAGGATGAAAAAAGACGCGGTAAAAAAAATCCGTGTCGGAGATGTTATCACACTCCCAGACCACAACACCAGCATCACAATCGTCGCTCCTAGTGCAGAGGAAATCAAACAGCACCAAGAGGATCAAGCTGAAAAAGAACGTGTGGCTGCAATCGTTAAAAAGTTAAATCAAGAAAATAAAAATAATAAGAAACAGGTAAAAACTCCTAAAAAAGCAACTAAAAAGACTGAAAGAAAACCTGTTCGTTTCCCTGGTATGTAGACATGTGGCTAGAACGATTAGAGTTACAACATTTTCGCAATTACAACCAATTAGATATTGAGTTCCACAAAGGGCTCAATGTCTTTTTAGGCGAAAACGCCCAAGGAAAAACCAATATTCTAGAATCTATCTATGTTTTAGCCTTAACACGAAGTCATCGAACACGGACAGATAAGGACCTACTACAGTTTCAAGAAAAGGAATTATCTATTTCTGGTTTACTCCATCGCACAAGCGGTAAAGTTCCCCTTGACATTCACTTGACAGACAAGGGACGAGTGACCAAGGTCAACCATCTCAAACAAGCCAAGCTTTCCAACTATATCGGCCACATGAATGTTGTTCTCTTCGCCCCTGAAGATTTACAGCTGATAAAAGGTGCGCCTGCTTTGAGAAGAAAGTTCATCGATGTCGAGCTCGGGCAAATCAAGCCACTCTATCTCTCTGACCTATCGAATTATAACCACGTTTTAAAACAAAGAAATACTTACCTCAAATCTACAGATAAGATTGATGAGAACTTCCTATCTGTGTTAGATCAGCAACTTGCTGAATATGGTAGTCGTGTTATCCAACATCGTATTGACTTTCTAAAGAAATTAGAGGAATTCGGAAATAGAAAAGTTCAAGAAATATCTGGCAATCGGGAAGAATTGACAATCGAATACCAGACCTCAATCGAATTGACAGATGATGTCAATTTAATTGACAAATTCTTGACGGAACTAGAAAAGTCTCGTAAACGTGATTTATTTAAGAAAAATACAGGAGTTGGACCACATCGAGATGATGTAGCTTTCTTTATAAATGGAATGAATGCCCATTATGCTAGCCAAGGTCAGCACCGCAGTCTCGTTCTGTCACTCAAACTAGCTGAAATTGAGCTGATGAAAGAAGTCACACGAGAGTACCCAATTCTACTCTTAGATGATGTTATGAGTGAGCTGGATAATAATCGTCAAATCAAACTATTAGAAACTATTACAGATACGATTCAAACATTTATTACAACGACATCTTTAGACCATTTACATAAGCTACCTGATAGTTTAAAAATCTTCCATATTGAGTCTGGTAAGGTTACTGAGTCAGAATAAGATTGTTTACACTATCGTCAATAAAGTTTACAAAAAAGTAAAGACCCTGTCAAGAGGGTCTTGCAGAACGTAGACAAACTCCTAAAAATATAAAAAATTGAAGAAGTTTGCGAAAGATAGCAAGTTATTAAACTCTTAGAAATATTGATATTTCGGCGTTTCTGAGAGTTTTTTTATTTTCAATATAAAGAAAAAAAGATTGAAGAAAATTGTCCAAAATGGACTTTTTCTTCAATCTGAAAGACCCTGCCAAGAGGGTCTTGTTTTTGTTTTACTGAACTGAATAGTTTGGAGCTTCGTTTGTGATTTGAACATCGTGTGGATGGCTTTCTTTCAAACCAGCACCTGACATTTCGATGAATTGTGCATTTTCATGCAATTCAGTCAAGTTACCAGCACCTACATAGCCCATACCTGAGCGAAGTCCACCAACCATTTGGAAAATCATATCTGCAACAGAACCTTTATAGGCTACACGTCCTTCAATTCCTTCTGGAACAAGTTTGTTGGCTTCATTGACAGATGCTTGGAAGTAACGGTCTTTTGAACCTTGTTTCATGGCAGCGATAGAGCCCATACCACGATAGGTCTTGAACTTACGACCTTGGAAGATTTCTGTCTCACCTGGTGCTTCATCAGTTCCTGCAAACATAGAACCAAGCATAACGGCATGACCACCAGCGGCAAGTGCCTTGACAATATCTCCTGAATACTTGATACCACCATCAGCGATAATCGTTTTACCATATTCACGCGCAACACCAGCTGCATCATAGATAGCTGTCACTTGTGGTACACCGACACCTGCGATAACACGTGTTGTACAGATTGAACCTGGTCCAATACCGACCTTCACAACATCAACACCAGCTTCATAAAGAGCACGAGCTCCTTCAGCTGTGGCAATGTTGCCGGCAATCAAGGTACGAGTTGGGAAGTGGTCACGGATTTCTTTAATCTTGCGAAGAACGCCTGCTGAGTGACCGTGAGCTGTATCGATGACAATCGCGTCTGCACCCGCTTCAAAAAGGGCTTCTGCACGTTCAAAAGTATCAGATGTAACACCAACAGCACCCGCAACCAAGAGACGACCAAATTCATCCTTCGCAGCATTTGGGAACTCAATCACTTTCTCAATATCTTTGATGGTAATCAAGCCTGACAAACGACCATTTTCATCAACCAATGGCAATTTTTCAATACGATGCTTGTGAAGAATAGCCTCCGCAGTCGCAAGATCTGTTCCAACTGGCGCTGTCACCAATTCATCGCTTGTCATGTTGGTCGAAATTGGCTGTGAGTAATCTGAAATGAAACGCATATCGCGGTTGGTGATAATACCGACCAACTTACGATTTTCCAATGTTTCAACGATTGGCACACCGGAAATACGATAAGTAGCCATCAATTTCTCAGCTTCAGCAATGGTGTGTTCTGGTGTTAAGAAGAATGGATCGATAATGACACCATTTTCAGAACGTTTTACCTTACGCACCTCATCTGCCTGCTCCGCGATAGACATGTTCTTATGGATGACGCCCAAACCACCTGCACGCGCCATAGCGATAGCCATTTTGCTATCTGTTACTGTATCCATGGCAGCAGAAATAATCGGAAGATTAAGGGTCAAATTTGGTGCTAATTGTGTTTTTAAATCAATATCATGTGGTAATACATGACTTTCAGCCGGAATAAGTAATACATCGTCGAAAGTAAAGCCTTTTTTCAAAAATTTAGTGTCCCAGTTTGACATTTTCTTCCTCTTTTCTTATTTAATATGTAGCATGATTGCTATTTGTATTTTAATTATGATAACATTTTGAAATCATTTGTCAATCATTATTCGCTTTAATATCATCATTCCTAAAAATTCAGAAAATTCTATTCAGTCTTATACATAAAATTCGAACGTTTGTTTTTTGCTACGTCGTAAAACAAATGAAAAAAACAACATTTTCTCAACATTGCTCTTTCATTGTTAACCTTATTTAAAATAGTTGATTCCCATAGCAGATTTCACTTGGTCAAGAGTTTTCGCAGCAACTTGGCGAGCTCTTTGGCTACCTGCTTCCAACATTGCATAGACCTGTCCCATATCCTGTGCAAACTCCAGACGGCGTTCACGGATTGGTCCTAATTCTCTCTCTAAAATGTCCAGCAAATAACGTTTGGTCTTCACATCGCCCAAACCACCACGTTGATAGTGCTCCTTCATAGCCTCAATCTCAGCCTTATCTTCTTCGCGCCCAAAGACGTCAAGATAGTGGAAAACCATGTTTCCTTCAATCTTACCTGGGTCTTCAACACGGATGTGGTTGGGATCAGTGTACATGGACATGACTTTCTTCTTGAGCGTATCCATGTCATCTGCCAGATAAATACCATTTCCAAGTGATTTAGACATCTTGGCATTGCCGTCCAAACCTGGCAAGCGACCAGCTGCCTCATTTTCAGGATAAATGCCCTCCGGCTCTACCAAAATATCAGTCTGGTAAGCATGGTTAAAGCTACGAACGATTTCACGAGTCTGCTCAATCATAGGTTTCTGGTCATTTCCTACTGGAACAAAGTTTGCCTTGAAGGCTGTAATATCCGCCGCTTGTGACACAGGATAGACCAAAAAACCAGCTGGAATTCCTTCGCCAAATCCCTTCTGAGCAATCTCAGTCTTCACTGTAGGATTGCGTTCTAGACGTGCAACAGATACCAAGTTCATGTAGTACATGGTCAACTCTGCCAATTCAGGAATTTGACTCTG
Coding sequences:
- the recF gene encoding DNA replication/repair protein RecF (All proteins in this family for which functions are known are DNA-binding proteins that assist the filamentation of RecA onto DNA for the initiation of recombination or recombinational repair.), which codes for MWLERLELQHFRNYNQLDIEFHKGLNVFLGENAQGKTNILESIYVLALTRSHRTRTDKDLLQFQEKELSISGLLHRTSGKVPLDIHLTDKGRVTKVNHLKQAKLSNYIGHMNVVLFAPEDLQLIKGAPALRRKFIDVELGQIKPLYLSDLSNYNHVLKQRNTYLKSTDKIDENFLSVLDQQLAEYGSRVIQHRIDFLKKLEEFGNRKVQEISGNREELTIEYQTSIELTDDVNLIDKFLTELEKSRKRDLFKKNTGVGPHRDDVAFFINGMNAHYASQGQHRSLVLSLKLAEIELMKEVTREYPILLLDDVMSELDNNRQIKLLETITDTIQTFITTTSLDHLHKLPDSLKIFHIESGKVTESE
- the guaB gene encoding IMP dehydrogenase, whose translation is MSNWDTKFLKKGFTFDDVLLIPAESHVLPHDIDLKTQLAPNLTLNLPIISAAMDTVTDSKMAIAMARAGGLGVIHKNMSIAEQADEVRKVKRSENGVIIDPFFLTPEHTIAEAEKLMATYRISGVPIVETLENRKLVGIITNRDMRFISDYSQPISTNMTSDELVTAPVGTDLATAEAILHKHRIEKLPLVDENGRLSGLITIKDIEKVIEFPNAAKDEFGRLLVAGAVGVTSDTFERAEALFEAGADAIVIDTAHGHSAGVLRKIKEIRDHFPTRTLIAGNIATAEGARALYEAGVDVVKVGIGPGSICTTRVIAGVGVPQVTAIYDAAGVAREYGKTIIADGGIKYSGDIVKALAAGGHAVMLGSMFAGTDEAPGETEIFQGRKFKTYRGMGSIAAMKQGSKDRYFQASVNEANKLVPEGIEGRVAYKGSVADMIFQMVGGLRSGMGYVGAGNLTELHENAQFIEMSGAGLKESHPHDVQITNEAPNYSVQ
- the trpS gene encoding tryptophan--tRNA ligase encodes the protein MSKPIILTGDRPTGKLHIGHYVGSLKNRVLLQDAGQHELFVFLADQQALTDHAKEPQKIVESVGNVALDYLAAGLDPAKTTIFIQSQIPELAELTMYYMNLVSVARLERNPTVKTEIAQKGFGEGIPAGFLVYPVSQAADITAFKANFVPVGNDQKPMIEQTREIVRSFNHAYQTDILVEPEGIYPENEAAGRLPGLDGNAKMSKSLGNGIYLADDMDTLKKKVMSMYTDPNHIRVEDPGKIEGNMVFHYLDVFGREEDKAEIEAMKEHYQRGGLGDVKTKRYLLDILERELGPIRERRLEFAQDMGQVYAMLEAGSQRARQVAAKTLDQVKSAMGINYFK